One segment of Erigeron canadensis isolate Cc75 chromosome 2, C_canadensis_v1, whole genome shotgun sequence DNA contains the following:
- the LOC122586805 gene encoding uncharacterized protein LOC122586805 isoform X2: MYESGNEECLNQEDQGLTTQGLELLDTTLKELWDGSQLGYDTAQQESQVNQGLIALTQIIRGVELGTEKAYYLLDSKFKKYWGTKAQEVKKGLVDQVSESQFVYEENGANGPTNEV, from the exons ATGTATGAAAGTG GAAACGAAGAATGCCTTAACCAGGAAGATCAAGGGTTAACAACTCAAGGCCTAGAACTTTTAGATACAACGCTCAAAGAATTATGGGATGGAAGTCAGCTGGGCTATGACACAGCCCAACAAGAATCTCAAGTCAATCAAGGCCTCATTGCTTTAACACAAATCATAAGAGGTGTAGAACTTGGAACAGAAAAGGCATACTATCTCTTGGACTCAAAATTCAAGAAGTATTGGGGAACCAAAGCCCAAGAAGTCAAGAAAGGGCTAGTAGACCAAGTAAGTGAATCACAATTCGTCTATGAAGAAAATGGTGCAAACGGTCCAACAAATGAAGTCTAG
- the LOC122586805 gene encoding uncharacterized protein LOC122586805 isoform X1, whose product MKVVSLLSHFKNCNKGNEECLNQEDQGLTTQGLELLDTTLKELWDGSQLGYDTAQQESQVNQGLIALTQIIRGVELGTEKAYYLLDSKFKKYWGTKAQEVKKGLVDQVSESQFVYEENGANGPTNEV is encoded by the exons ATGAAAGTGGTAAGTCTACTAAGCCATTTCAAGAACTGCAACAAGG GAAACGAAGAATGCCTTAACCAGGAAGATCAAGGGTTAACAACTCAAGGCCTAGAACTTTTAGATACAACGCTCAAAGAATTATGGGATGGAAGTCAGCTGGGCTATGACACAGCCCAACAAGAATCTCAAGTCAATCAAGGCCTCATTGCTTTAACACAAATCATAAGAGGTGTAGAACTTGGAACAGAAAAGGCATACTATCTCTTGGACTCAAAATTCAAGAAGTATTGGGGAACCAAAGCCCAAGAAGTCAAGAAAGGGCTAGTAGACCAAGTAAGTGAATCACAATTCGTCTATGAAGAAAATGGTGCAAACGGTCCAACAAATGAAGTCTAG